From a region of the Marinomonas mediterranea MMB-1 genome:
- a CDS encoding NAD(P)H-dependent oxidoreductase, whose amino-acid sequence MSNLLEKLNWRYATKKMDPSKPVPQEKVDAILEAIRLTATSSGLQPYDVFVVTNKALREDIVPHAWGQTQITDGSHLLVFAAWDNYTEERINAMFDLVNEERGFTNEGWEAYRQKLLAVYPPRDAKENYEHAARQAYIGLGTALIAAAEEGIDSTPMEGFDPEKVDEILGLKEKGLRSVILLPLGYRAEDGDWLVNLKKVRRAKEQFITELK is encoded by the coding sequence ATGTCTAATTTATTAGAAAAGCTTAATTGGCGTTATGCTACAAAAAAAATGGATCCGTCAAAGCCGGTTCCTCAGGAGAAAGTCGACGCCATCCTAGAAGCGATTCGCCTAACTGCAACATCAAGCGGACTCCAACCCTATGACGTTTTTGTTGTCACAAACAAAGCCTTGCGTGAAGACATAGTTCCACATGCTTGGGGACAAACTCAGATCACGGATGGTTCTCACCTACTCGTCTTCGCGGCATGGGATAACTATACCGAAGAGCGCATTAACGCCATGTTTGATTTGGTCAACGAAGAACGCGGTTTTACAAACGAAGGCTGGGAAGCGTACCGTCAAAAACTGCTGGCCGTGTACCCTCCTCGTGACGCCAAAGAAAACTATGAACATGCCGCTCGCCAAGCTTATATTGGTCTAGGCACCGCGCTCATTGCTGCCGCTGAAGAAGGTATCGACAGCACACCAATGGAAGGCTTTGACCCTGAAAAAGTAGACGAAATTCTCGGATTAAAAGAAAAAGGGCTTCGCTCTGTGATTCTCTTACCATTAGGCTATCGAGCAGAAGATGGGGATTGGCTAGTGAACCTCAAAAAAGTGCGTCGAGCAAAAGAGCAATTCATTACTGAATTGAAATAG
- a CDS encoding putative bifunctional diguanylate cyclase/phosphodiesterase, translated as MKNHHTGPLSQHENIDREQISVLYSGLFSGLVVSLISAIGIVIVFFGDERDTAKLLWLLTMIASAVQRCIDFVLFRKEKLSDPQFDTRKYQRRFSSGCIASALIWSSYPLFFYEGSTVNEQTISMIIMTGLSGGAATTLASHKPTAISYILLLMVPYSLILIFSPIEHHRVLGVIGLCATVALATMARTNARVLTNSITLKFANSELLEQMEEKVEQRSRQIYELSHKDPLTGLLNRAAFIETFKDINSPANQHSSLLFIDLDGYKLVNDGMGHAAGDQIMKSVAERILEYCVDSTLICRWGGDEFLVYSPYESKAKTLEFANGLIERLSLPYPVTAQSSANIGATIGIAIYPEHGLEQSMLIQRADMAMYHQKNIEKGYARFFDDNLQSKLLRELHLRNCMLNAINNKDFYVLFQPIIDTTHNEIAFIEALARWNLDGEQISPAEFIPIAEQHGLIKSLGEQLFIRALEKAKTYVMERHSTKLCFNVSINQLHDIHFSKVVIKALKDTQFPADKLVLEMTETAMAQDKSTIMTQLRKLRSLGIQVAIDDFGTGYSSLAYMQNFDIDLVKLDRSFITQIDSEQTSVIKAVTELSKAFHFNIIAEGIEYKNQAEKLQSLDISVHQGFLYYRPMTMNQISDLSLQP; from the coding sequence ATGAAAAACCATCACACTGGCCCTCTTTCTCAGCACGAAAACATCGACCGAGAGCAGATTTCGGTACTTTACAGTGGCCTTTTCTCTGGGTTAGTCGTGTCATTGATCTCAGCCATTGGAATCGTGATCGTATTCTTCGGTGACGAACGAGACACAGCCAAACTACTCTGGTTATTAACCATGATTGCAAGCGCTGTTCAGCGTTGCATTGATTTTGTACTCTTTCGAAAGGAAAAACTTAGCGACCCGCAATTCGATACTCGTAAATATCAGCGGCGTTTTTCGAGCGGCTGCATTGCTTCCGCTCTTATCTGGTCGTCTTACCCCTTGTTTTTCTACGAAGGGTCGACAGTAAATGAACAAACAATCAGCATGATTATTATGACGGGCTTATCAGGTGGTGCAGCGACGACACTGGCCAGCCATAAACCAACAGCCATAAGCTACATATTACTTTTAATGGTCCCGTATTCACTTATTTTAATTTTCTCACCAATAGAGCACCACCGGGTCCTTGGTGTCATTGGGCTTTGCGCCACCGTCGCACTAGCAACGATGGCCAGAACCAATGCCCGTGTTCTAACCAATTCAATCACACTGAAGTTCGCCAACTCAGAGCTTCTAGAACAGATGGAAGAAAAAGTAGAACAACGGTCACGTCAAATATATGAGCTATCCCATAAAGACCCTTTAACAGGGTTACTTAATCGAGCGGCGTTTATCGAAACGTTCAAGGACATTAATAGCCCAGCGAACCAGCATAGCTCACTGCTCTTTATTGATCTCGATGGCTACAAACTCGTCAATGATGGCATGGGGCACGCCGCTGGCGATCAAATAATGAAGTCAGTGGCAGAACGAATCTTAGAGTATTGTGTTGATTCAACGCTTATATGCCGCTGGGGCGGTGATGAGTTTTTGGTCTACTCGCCCTATGAGTCGAAAGCTAAAACCCTTGAATTCGCAAATGGGTTGATCGAGCGTTTATCTCTACCGTACCCAGTCACGGCGCAATCCAGCGCAAATATTGGCGCTACGATTGGCATTGCCATTTATCCAGAACATGGTCTTGAGCAAAGTATGTTGATCCAGCGTGCAGATATGGCAATGTATCACCAAAAAAACATTGAGAAAGGCTACGCTCGATTCTTCGATGATAATTTACAAAGCAAGTTACTGAGAGAGCTACATTTGCGTAACTGCATGCTAAATGCGATTAACAACAAGGATTTCTATGTCCTTTTTCAGCCTATCATAGACACAACCCATAACGAGATTGCATTCATTGAAGCACTCGCCAGGTGGAACCTTGATGGTGAACAGATTAGTCCCGCAGAATTTATCCCTATTGCAGAGCAACATGGACTCATTAAGTCACTCGGGGAGCAACTGTTTATTCGCGCATTAGAAAAAGCAAAAACCTATGTAATGGAGCGACATTCAACCAAGTTGTGCTTCAATGTCTCAATAAATCAACTTCATGATATTCACTTCTCAAAAGTCGTCATTAAGGCGTTAAAGGATACTCAATTTCCAGCGGATAAACTGGTTCTTGAAATGACAGAAACGGCTATGGCACAAGATAAATCGACGATTATGACCCAGTTACGAAAGCTCAGATCACTGGGCATTCAAGTCGCAATAGACGACTTTGGCACGGGATACTCTTCCCTAGCCTATATGCAAAATTTCGACATTGATCTGGTCAAATTAGATAGAAGCTTTATCACTCAAATTGATAGCGAACAAACGTCAGTTATAAAAGCCGTCACTGAATTATCTAAAGCGTTTCACTTTAATATCATTGCAGAGGGTATTGAATACAAGAATCAAGCAGAGAAGCTGCAATCACTAGATATTAGTGTGCATCAAGGTTTTCTGTATTACAGACCAATGACAATGAATCAGATCTCTGACCTATCTCTACAGCCGTGA
- a CDS encoding glycine cleavage system protein R — protein MFQTLVLTVIGEDRPGLVEMLSNVVQLNKGSWKESRMAHLADKFAGIVTVEVEKNEETKLVAALEDLEPLGLKVSVERASVVDRDLLELSIKVIGNDRPGIVKEVSEKLASLQVNVKELSSFCEPAPMSSEMLFVANFLLALPKHLTESDLENTIEEISSDLMVERN, from the coding sequence ATGTTTCAAACATTGGTTCTGACAGTAATAGGCGAAGATCGACCTGGTTTAGTGGAAATGCTTTCGAATGTTGTTCAGTTGAATAAAGGCAGCTGGAAGGAAAGCCGAATGGCTCACCTAGCGGATAAGTTTGCTGGAATCGTTACGGTTGAAGTGGAGAAGAATGAGGAAACCAAACTTGTAGCCGCATTGGAGGACTTAGAGCCGTTAGGGTTAAAGGTCTCTGTTGAGCGAGCTTCAGTAGTTGACCGAGACCTTCTAGAGCTTTCGATTAAGGTGATTGGAAATGACCGCCCAGGGATTGTTAAAGAAGTTTCTGAAAAACTTGCTAGTTTACAAGTGAACGTTAAAGAGCTTTCTAGTTTCTGTGAACCCGCCCCTATGAGTTCTGAAATGTTATTCGTAGCGAATTTTCTTTTGGCTTTACCAAAACATCTTACAGAATCGGATCTTGAAAATACGATTGAAGAAATTAGTAGTGATCTGATGGTGGAGCGTAATTAA